The genomic segment GCGCTGCGCTTGGTTAAATAGCGCAATACGAATTTTGCCTAAATCGGGCAGTATTTCATGGCGAATGATACTCAAATCTTTTGGCACACTGCTTCGGGCTAGGGCAGTTATGCCCAACCCTTGGTTTATCGCAGCAGTAATACCGGCTAAATCGGCGTTGGTATAAGTAATACGCCACTGGGTGGTTTGCTGTTTTAAGGCTTGTATGACACGGCTTCGATACATACAGCCATCCGGGGCAAGTACTAAGCTTAAGGTATTATTCGCAAAATTTTGGTTTCTGTTGCCCACCCATACTAAGTCATCATCTAGCAGTAATTCACCGTCAACCGTTTGATTATGGGGCAACAACGCCATGATTAAATCGAAGTCTTGGCGCTGATTTTCATTCAATAAAGACTTACTCAGGGCCGAGGTCACTTCTAAGGATACATCTGGGTAGAGCTTACTGAACTCCCCCACAATACTGGGCAGTAACGTGGTCGCAAACTCACTGGGAATACCAAGGCGCAATCGGCCGCGAATCGATGCAGGCTCAAACTGGCGAAAAATATCATCATTGATAGCCAACATGCTTTTCGCTTGATGATACAAATTCAGTCCATCGTGATTCACTTCGTGGCGCTGCCCAGCTTTACTGAACAGGCGCTTATTAAGCTGTGACTCTAAACGTTTAATTTGCAAGCTAATGGCCGGTTGCGAGCGACCAAGGTACTCTCCCGCTTTGGCGTAGCCGCCCAAATCAATCACAGTGACAAATGTACGTAAGTTATCCAGAGAAAGTTGCTTCATTATTCGCCATATAGATTAGCTAACCTGATGAAAGTAATTGTATAGATAAGTAATGTTAATGTAAGCATTAATATTTTCAATTTGTTGTGACCAAATCTGCTACCTATACTGGCAATCACGTTAATCAAAACAGATAAGTCACATGCCAAATAAAACGGTTTTGCACAGTAAGCACCTAGAATCAGGCGCTAAAATGGTTGATTTTCATGGCTGGGAAATGCCAATCAATTACGGCTCACAAATAGAAGAGCATCACGCTGTGCGCCGCACTGCCGGTATGTTTGACGTATCCCATATGACCATTGTCGATGTGGTTGGCGAGCAAGCCCAAGACTACCTTCGTCATTTATTGGCCAACGACGTAGCTAAATTAAAAGAGCGCGGCAAAGCCCTTTATAGCGGCATGTTGAATGAAGAAGGCGGCGTAGTTGATGATTTGATTGTGTATCACTTTGAAACTACCAATTATCGCCTAGTGGTTAACTCAGCCACGCGCCAAAAAGACATGGACTGGTTAAATGCGCAAGCTGAAGGCTTTGACGTGACCATTACCGAACGCCCAGAGTTCGCCATGATCGCCGTACAAGGGCCACAAGCCAAAGAGAAAGCCGCGACCTTATTCTCATCAGCGCAAAATGAAGCCGTAGCCGGTATGAAACCGTTTTTTGGTGTGCAAGCAGAAGATTTGTTCATTGCGACAACAGGTTATACAGGCGAAGCAGGCTACGAAATTATGGTACCTAACGAGCAAGCCGCTGACTTTTGGCAGAAGCTAATTGATGCTGGTGTAGCCCCTTGTGGTTTAGGCGCACGCGACACCTTGCGCTTAGAAGCCGGCATGAACTTATATGGCCAAGACATGGACGAAACCATTTCGCCCCTTGCTGCCAACATGGGCTGGACCATCACATGGGAGCCGGCAGAGCGCGACTTTGTTGGCCGAAAAGCCCTAGAAGCACAAAAAGCTGCCGGTACCGACAAGCTAGTGGGCCTAGTACTCACTGAAAAAGGGGTACTTCGTCACGGTCAAGCCGTGAAAGTAGAAGGCGGCGAAGGCGTTATCACCTCGGGTACGTTTTCCCCAACCCTTGGGCACAGTATTGCCATGGCGCGCGTACCTTCATCTGTCGGTGATACCGCACAGGTGGAAATGCGCAAAAAGTGGGTTACAGTAAATGTGGTTAAACCCAGCTTTGTGCGAAATGGCAAAAGCGTTTTATAAGAAATTAACTGGTGCGGCAGTGCTTTGTAACTGCCGAGCTTGAGCAAACGACTTCACTATTTAGGAACAACTATGAGCAATATCCCTTCAGATCTACGTTATGCCACCACTCATGAATGGGTTCGCCCTGAAGGCGACGGTACGTTTACTGTCGGTATCAGTGAGCACGCCCAAGAGCTTCTTGGCGATATGGTATTTGTTGAATTACCTGACGTTGGCGCTACGGTCAGTGCTGGCGACGACATCGCGGTTGCAGAATCAGTTAAAGCGGCATCAGACGTTTACGCACCAATCGGCGGTGAAATTGTTGGCGTCAATGAAGACCTAGAAGACAGCCCAGAGTTAGTTAACTCTGACCCTTACGGGGACGGTTGGTTGTTTCGCATTAAAGCAGATGATGCAGACGAAGTTGAAGGCCTGCTTGACGCTGAAGGTTACGAAAACAGCATCGAAGAAGAGTAAGTATGCGTTAAATCAAAGAGCAACCTTGGGTTGCTCTTTGTTGTTTTAACGACGATTGTTTTTTATTTTTCACAGTAGGGTTATGGCCTTGCCATTGGCAACGTAGGCGTAACACTGCTTCTTGTTTTATCTAATATTTTTACCTTAATCATGCGTTAAATCGTTTGATTCAGGCCACTCACGTTTTAAGGAATCGGTAAGCCAGTTATGCCACATGCTAATTTTTCCCTTTCGCAGTTAGAGCAAACGCAAGATTTTATTCGCCGCCATATTGGCCCAAGTGAAGCTGAAATGGCTGACATGTTGGAATGTGTTGGTGCCGAGTCGTTGGACGATTTGATGCAACAAACCGTACCTGAAGGTATTCGTTTGCCAGAAAGCCTAAACGTGGGTGAAAGCCAAACTGAGGCACAAGCCTTGGCCTATTTGAAAACCGTAGCCAGCAAGAACCAAGTAAACCGTTCTTACATTGGCATGGGTTACAGCGATACTCTAACCCCGAACGTTATTTTACGTAACGTGCTAGAAAACCCAGGTTGGTACACTGCGTACACGCCGTATCAGCCAGAAATTGCTCAAGGGCGTTTACAAGCGCTGCTTAACTTTCAGCAAGTGACCATTGATTTAACTGGAATGGAGCTTGCTTCTGCTTCTTTGCTAGACGAAGCTACCGCCGCAGCCGAGGCCATGGGCCTTGCTAAGCGCGTATCGAAAAACAAAAAATCAAACCTGTTCTTTGTGGCTGAGGATGTGCACCCACAAACCTTTGACGTGATTCAAACCCGTGCTGATATGTTCGGTTTTGACGTCGTTGTGGGCAAAGCGGCAGATGCAGCCAGCCATGACGTGTTCGGTGCATTGCTGCAATATCCAGGCACCACAGGGGCAGTAAATGACCTAACCGACATTATCGCCCAAGTACAAGCAAACAAAGGCATAGTCGCGGTCTCGGCTGACATTATGAGCTTGGTGTTACTTAAAGCGCCAAGTGAAATGGGCGCAGATGTGGTGCTAGGTTCAGCTCAACGTTTTGGCGTACCTATGGGATACGGCGGGCCACACGCTGCGTTTTTCGCTACGCGCGATGCCTACAAGCGCTCGCTTCCTGGGCGTATTATTGGTGTATCAAAAGACACGCGTGGTCGCCCGGCCCTGCGCATGGCACTACAAACCCGTGAGCAACATATCCGCCGTGAAAAGGCCAACTCAAACATTTGTACCGCTCAGGTGTTACTGGCTAACATGGCATCGTTCTACGCTGTGTACCACGGTCCTGACGGCCTAAAAACAATAGCATCACGTATTCATCGCTTTGCTGACATTCTTGCTGCCGGTATTACCCAACATGCTGACAAGGGCCTGAGCCTAGCGAATAACACCTGGTTCGATACCATTACGGTTAACGTAGGCGACAAAAAAGACGCGATCGTGGCAGCGGCTCATAGCGCGAAAATGAATTTACGTACCGACTTAGACGGTGCAGTGGGTATTAGCCTTGATGAAACCACCACCCGTGATGACCTACAAAACCTGTTCAACGTGTTGTTAGGCGACGATCACGGATTAGACATTAACCAACTTGATCAGCAAATTGTGGCGAAAGGCAGTCAGTCCATTCCGGCTGATTTAGTGCGTACCAGCGATATTTTGACTCACGAAGTGTTTAACAGCTACCAGTCAGAAACTGAAATGCTGCGTTACATCAAATCATTAGAAGACAAAGACTTAGCCCTTAATCACTCGATGATAAGCCTAGGCTCATGCACCATGAAACTGAATGCCACCGCTGAAATGATCCCGGTGACCTGGCCTGAGTTTGGTAAATTGCACCCGTTCGCTCCTATCGAGCAAGCACAAGGCTACAGCCAAATGTTGAGCGAATTAAGCGAATGGTTACTAGATATCACAGGCTACGATGCACTTTCTATGCAGCCTAACTCAGGTGCACAGGGCGAATATGCTGGCCTTATCGCGATTCAGCGTTACCACGAAAGCCGCAACGAAGGGCATCGTAATATTTGCCTTATCCCAAGCTCTGCGCACGGTACTAACCCTGCGTCAGCGCAAATGGTTAGCTTGAAAGTGGTGGTGGTGAACTGTGACAAAAACGGCAACGTCGACTTAGCTGATTTACGCAAAAAAGCCGCAGAAGTGGCAGACAACCTGTCTTGCGCCATGATCACCTACCCATCTACCCATGGTGTGTACGAAGAAACCATCAAAGAAATGTGCGACATAGTGCATGAGTTTGGTGGTCAGGTGTATCTTGATGGTGCGAATATGAACGCGCAGGTAGGCATTACCTCACCTGGTCATATTGGCTCTGATGTATCGCACTTAAACTTGCACAAAACCTTCTGTATTCCCCACGGTGGCGGCGGCCCGGGTATGGGGCCAATCGGAGTTAAATCGCACTTAGCGCCGTTCTTACCAAACCATAAAGTCATCGACACAGGCAACACCAGTGCCGGCAATGGCGCGGTATCTGCAGCGCCTTGGGGCAGTGCATCTATTTTGCCTATCAGCTACATGTACATCAAAATGATGGGCAGTGCAGGGCTTAAAAAGGCTACCGAAGTGGCAATTTTAAACGCCAACTACATCGCCAATAAGCTAGACGGCCACTACAACGTCTTGTATCGCGGACGAAATGGCCGCGTAGCACACGAATGTATTATCGACCTGCGCCCCATAAAAGAAGCATCAGGCGTCACCGAAGTCGATATCGCCAAACGCCTAAACGATTACGGCTTTCACGCACCGACCATGAGCTTCCCAGTAGCAGGCACGCTGATGATCGAGCCAACAGAGTCAGAAGCCAAAGTCGAGCTAGACCGCTTCATCGAAGCCATGGTATGCATCCGTGCTGAAGCGGCAAAAGTTGAATCAGGTGAGTGGAGCGCAACTGACAACCCATTGCACAACGCACCGCACACCCTAGACGATATCTGTGACGCCAACTGGGATCGCAGTTACGATCGCCACACAGCGGCCTACCCAGTCGCCAGCGTAGCGAAAAACAAATTCTGGCCCTCGGTTAACCGCATCGATGACGTATTCGGGGACAGAAATTTGATTTGTTCTTGCCCTAGTATTGAGACGTATATGGAAGAGTAGGGGGCGCTACGCTTAAAAGCATACGCTTCGCTTACCGCCATCCGTGGATTTTTTCTCCCAGCATCCATGCTGGGAGACCTACTTTTCTTCAACAGCTAAGAAAAGTAGGCAAAAGAAGCCGCGCTCCAACCAATTTTCAATTCATATTTGAAATAGACTTCAATGCCAGAACGGCGAAAGGCAACATCCATGTAAAGCGGTTCGCATTGCCCTGACGTCCATGTCAGGTCATCTGGCAAGTCTATTTAAAATCTGGAAAATTGGAGTCGCTGTAAATCAAAAGCATGGCTTTGCTATACAAGAGGGTGATCCCTCTTTTTCTTAAGCTAAGATTTTCAGGATTTCTTAGTAAAACTAAACAGATTGTAGTGAGGAATTTAGAGGGAGTGTTTTTAAAATTTCTCTGACCTCTTTTATATGTGCCCCCCAATCAATTATTGGGAGCGGCTTAAAGATTTTCTACAAATGACTGCCGCTTAAAATGGGGGTATTACAAAAGCTAATGCTAAAATATGACCTTAATACGCTTTTTCTTTTGCCCTTCAAGCTTTATTGTTAACAATGTGTTTGTGAAATGTTGACTGTATTGTGGTTGGGGAGTACTCTGACTCTATATTTATAACGAGTACGATTTCTGGGTCCTCTATTTATGTTTCGC from the Paraglaciecola mesophila genome contains:
- a CDS encoding LysR substrate-binding domain-containing protein → MKQLSLDNLRTFVTVIDLGGYAKAGEYLGRSQPAISLQIKRLESQLNKRLFSKAGQRHEVNHDGLNLYHQAKSMLAINDDIFRQFEPASIRGRLRLGIPSEFATTLLPSIVGEFSKLYPDVSLEVTSALSKSLLNENQRQDFDLIMALLPHNQTVDGELLLDDDLVWVGNRNQNFANNTLSLVLAPDGCMYRSRVIQALKQQTTQWRITYTNADLAGITAAINQGLGITALARSSVPKDLSIIRHEILPDLGKIRIALFNQAQRYWQASDKLAEFIKSRLGEI
- the gcvT gene encoding glycine cleavage system aminomethyltransferase GcvT gives rise to the protein MPNKTVLHSKHLESGAKMVDFHGWEMPINYGSQIEEHHAVRRTAGMFDVSHMTIVDVVGEQAQDYLRHLLANDVAKLKERGKALYSGMLNEEGGVVDDLIVYHFETTNYRLVVNSATRQKDMDWLNAQAEGFDVTITERPEFAMIAVQGPQAKEKAATLFSSAQNEAVAGMKPFFGVQAEDLFIATTGYTGEAGYEIMVPNEQAADFWQKLIDAGVAPCGLGARDTLRLEAGMNLYGQDMDETISPLAANMGWTITWEPAERDFVGRKALEAQKAAGTDKLVGLVLTEKGVLRHGQAVKVEGGEGVITSGTFSPTLGHSIAMARVPSSVGDTAQVEMRKKWVTVNVVKPSFVRNGKSVL
- the gcvH gene encoding glycine cleavage system protein GcvH, encoding MSNIPSDLRYATTHEWVRPEGDGTFTVGISEHAQELLGDMVFVELPDVGATVSAGDDIAVAESVKAASDVYAPIGGEIVGVNEDLEDSPELVNSDPYGDGWLFRIKADDADEVEGLLDAEGYENSIEEE
- the gcvP gene encoding aminomethyl-transferring glycine dehydrogenase; translation: MPHANFSLSQLEQTQDFIRRHIGPSEAEMADMLECVGAESLDDLMQQTVPEGIRLPESLNVGESQTEAQALAYLKTVASKNQVNRSYIGMGYSDTLTPNVILRNVLENPGWYTAYTPYQPEIAQGRLQALLNFQQVTIDLTGMELASASLLDEATAAAEAMGLAKRVSKNKKSNLFFVAEDVHPQTFDVIQTRADMFGFDVVVGKAADAASHDVFGALLQYPGTTGAVNDLTDIIAQVQANKGIVAVSADIMSLVLLKAPSEMGADVVLGSAQRFGVPMGYGGPHAAFFATRDAYKRSLPGRIIGVSKDTRGRPALRMALQTREQHIRREKANSNICTAQVLLANMASFYAVYHGPDGLKTIASRIHRFADILAAGITQHADKGLSLANNTWFDTITVNVGDKKDAIVAAAHSAKMNLRTDLDGAVGISLDETTTRDDLQNLFNVLLGDDHGLDINQLDQQIVAKGSQSIPADLVRTSDILTHEVFNSYQSETEMLRYIKSLEDKDLALNHSMISLGSCTMKLNATAEMIPVTWPEFGKLHPFAPIEQAQGYSQMLSELSEWLLDITGYDALSMQPNSGAQGEYAGLIAIQRYHESRNEGHRNICLIPSSAHGTNPASAQMVSLKVVVVNCDKNGNVDLADLRKKAAEVADNLSCAMITYPSTHGVYEETIKEMCDIVHEFGGQVYLDGANMNAQVGITSPGHIGSDVSHLNLHKTFCIPHGGGGPGMGPIGVKSHLAPFLPNHKVIDTGNTSAGNGAVSAAPWGSASILPISYMYIKMMGSAGLKKATEVAILNANYIANKLDGHYNVLYRGRNGRVAHECIIDLRPIKEASGVTEVDIAKRLNDYGFHAPTMSFPVAGTLMIEPTESEAKVELDRFIEAMVCIRAEAAKVESGEWSATDNPLHNAPHTLDDICDANWDRSYDRHTAAYPVASVAKNKFWPSVNRIDDVFGDRNLICSCPSIETYMEE